One genomic region from Candidatus Binatia bacterium encodes:
- a CDS encoding class I SAM-dependent methyltransferase: MNPTGRFGSRAKAYAAFRPSYPPEAIDAVLAGLGEPHVLTIADVGAGTGISSRLFADRGVRVTAIEPNATMRENAEPHPRVTWQDGTAEHTGLESASVDAVVACQAAHWFVMPDAFREFRRIARRRAAMLQYERHEGDPFTAAYGEVVRSYATDDTETLRRRALEAFSAFPDARLTRAEHASYQTLDLDGLLGRAASSSYLPSSGPDAERLNADLRTLFERFERDGSVRLATVTYVLVVDW; the protein is encoded by the coding sequence GTGAATCCGACCGGGCGCTTCGGCTCGCGCGCGAAGGCGTACGCCGCCTTCCGTCCGTCGTATCCGCCCGAGGCAATCGACGCGGTGCTCGCGGGGCTCGGCGAGCCGCACGTGCTGACGATCGCCGACGTCGGCGCGGGAACCGGAATCTCGTCGCGGCTCTTCGCCGATCGCGGCGTGCGCGTGACCGCGATCGAGCCGAACGCGACGATGCGCGAGAATGCCGAGCCGCATCCGCGCGTCACGTGGCAGGACGGAACCGCCGAGCACACCGGCCTCGAGAGCGCGAGCGTGGATGCGGTCGTCGCGTGCCAAGCCGCGCATTGGTTCGTCATGCCCGATGCGTTTCGCGAGTTTCGCCGCATCGCGCGCCGCCGCGCCGCGATGCTTCAGTACGAGCGGCACGAGGGCGATCCGTTCACGGCGGCGTACGGCGAGGTCGTTCGGTCGTACGCGACCGACGACACCGAAACGCTGCGCCGGCGCGCGCTCGAGGCGTTCTCCGCCTTTCCCGACGCGCGCCTGACGCGCGCCGAGCACGCCTCGTACCAAACGCTCGATCTCGACGGGCTGCTCGGGCGCGCCGCATCGTCGTCGTATCTTCCGTCGTCCGGTCCCGACGCCGAGCGCCTCAACGCCGACCTTCGCACGCTCTTCGAGCGTTTCGAGCGCGACGGGAGCGTGCGCCTCGCGACCGTCACCTACGTGCTCGTCGTCGATTGGTAG